One Streptomyces coeruleorubidus DNA segment encodes these proteins:
- the tal gene encoding transaldolase yields the protein MITVTEATASAGALKRLSDEGVSIWLDDLSRRRIESGDLAGLVATGNVVGVTTNPSIFQAAIGSGEGYEEQLADLAVRGVTVDEAVRMTTTADVRAAADVLLPVYDATGGRDGRVSIEVDPRLAHNTAATVAEARQLAWLVDRPNVMIKIPATKAGLPAITEVIGAGISVNVTLIFSLERYREVMDAYIAGLEKAQAAGLDLSAVHSVASFFVSRVDSEIDKRLTLLGTDEALALKGRAALANARLAYEAYEEVFAGPRWQTLGGARANRQRPLWASTGVKDPAYKDTLYVDELVAPGTVNTMPEATLNAVADHGDVQGDTVTGGYAQARADLAAVERLGISYDEVVRQLEDEGVAKFEVAWQDLLDAVTKSLNSKGVDAE from the coding sequence ATGATCACTGTGACCGAAGCGACCGCGAGCGCGGGAGCACTCAAGCGCCTGTCCGACGAGGGCGTGTCGATCTGGCTGGACGACCTGTCCCGCCGGCGGATCGAGTCCGGCGACCTGGCCGGGCTCGTGGCGACGGGGAACGTCGTCGGCGTCACCACCAACCCGTCCATCTTCCAGGCCGCCATCGGTTCCGGCGAGGGCTACGAGGAGCAGCTCGCCGACCTGGCGGTGCGGGGCGTCACCGTCGACGAGGCCGTCCGGATGACGACGACGGCCGACGTCCGGGCCGCCGCCGACGTCCTGCTGCCGGTGTACGACGCCACCGGCGGCCGGGACGGCCGGGTGTCCATCGAGGTCGACCCGCGGCTGGCCCACAACACCGCGGCGACCGTCGCCGAGGCCCGGCAGCTGGCCTGGCTGGTGGACCGCCCCAACGTGATGATCAAGATCCCGGCGACGAAGGCCGGCCTGCCGGCGATCACCGAGGTGATCGGCGCGGGCATCAGCGTGAACGTGACGCTGATCTTCTCCCTGGAGCGCTACCGCGAGGTGATGGACGCCTATATCGCCGGCCTGGAGAAGGCGCAGGCGGCCGGTCTCGACCTGTCGGCCGTCCACTCGGTCGCGTCCTTCTTCGTCTCCCGTGTCGACTCCGAGATCGACAAGCGGCTGACGCTGCTGGGCACGGACGAGGCCCTCGCCCTGAAGGGCAGGGCGGCCCTGGCCAACGCGCGGCTCGCCTACGAGGCGTACGAAGAGGTCTTCGCCGGGCCGCGCTGGCAGACCCTGGGCGGTGCCCGTGCGAACCGGCAGCGCCCCCTTTGGGCCTCCACCGGTGTGAAGGACCCCGCTTACAAGGACACCCTGTACGTGGACGAACTGGTCGCCCCCGGCACGGTCAACACCATGCCGGAGGCCACGCTGAACGCCGTCGCCGACCACGGTGACGTCCAGGGCGACACCGTCACCGGCGGTTACGCCCAGGCGCGCGCCGACCTGGCGGCCGTTGAGCGGCTCGGCATTTCGTACGACGAGGTGGTGCGGCAACTGGAGGACGAAGGCGTCGCCAAGTTCGAGGTGGCCTGGCAGGACCTGCTGGACGCGGTCACCAAGTCCTTGAACAGCAAGGGAGTTGACGCGGAATGA
- the tkt gene encoding transketolase codes for MSTQPADSFEWTELDRRAVDTARLLAADAVQRVGNGHPGTAMSLAPAAYTIFQKVMRHDPADPEWTGRDRFVLSPGHTSLTLYTQLYLAGYELELDDLKAFRTHGSKTPGHPEYGHTAGVETTTGPLGQGVANAVGMAMAARYERGLFDPDAPEGESPFDHTVWAVVSDGDLQEGVSAEASSLAGHQRLGNLVFLYDDNHISIEGDTATAFSEDVLKRYEAYGWHVQRIAPREDGDVDVHALYAALKEAQAETGRPSIIAMRTIIAWPAPNARNTEASHGSALGEDEVAATKRLLGFDPEKTFEVADEVLAHTRRALDRGAEAHAAWDKRIAAWRGENAERAATFDRVSKGELPAGWEDALPVFEPGKAVATRAASGKVLQALGAVVPELWGGSADLAGSNNTTIDKASSFLPEGNPLPEADPYGRTIHFGIREFSMAAEMNGIALHGNTRIYGGTFLVFSDYMRNAVRMSALMQLPVTYVWTHDSIGLGEDGPTHQPVEHLASLRAIPGLNVVRPADAGETALAWAEILRRHTTDPAPHGLALTRQGVPTYEANPDVARGGYVLAEAEGGEPQVILIATGSEVHVAVEAREQLQATGVPTRVVSMPSVEWFEEQPREYRERVLPPSVKARVAVEAGIGLTWHRFVGDAGRIVSLEHFGASADAKTLFAEYGFTPQNVVAAARESLAAARG; via the coding sequence ATGAGCACGCAGCCAGCGGACAGCTTCGAATGGACCGAACTCGACCGGCGTGCCGTCGACACCGCCCGTCTGCTGGCGGCCGATGCCGTCCAGCGGGTCGGAAACGGCCACCCCGGCACCGCGATGAGCCTGGCCCCGGCCGCCTACACGATCTTTCAGAAGGTGATGCGGCACGACCCGGCCGATCCGGAGTGGACCGGACGTGACCGCTTCGTCCTGTCCCCCGGCCACACGTCGCTGACCCTCTACACGCAGCTGTACCTCGCGGGCTACGAGCTGGAGCTGGACGACCTGAAGGCGTTCCGCACGCACGGCTCCAAGACGCCCGGCCACCCCGAGTACGGGCACACCGCGGGCGTGGAGACCACCACCGGCCCGCTCGGCCAGGGCGTCGCGAACGCGGTCGGCATGGCGATGGCCGCCCGCTACGAGCGCGGCCTGTTCGACCCCGACGCCCCCGAGGGCGAATCCCCCTTCGACCACACCGTCTGGGCCGTCGTCTCCGACGGCGACCTCCAGGAGGGCGTCTCCGCCGAGGCCTCCTCGCTGGCCGGCCACCAGAGGCTCGGCAACCTGGTCTTCCTCTACGACGACAACCACATCTCCATCGAGGGCGACACCGCGACCGCGTTCTCCGAGGACGTGCTGAAGCGGTACGAGGCCTACGGCTGGCACGTGCAGCGGATCGCGCCGCGGGAGGACGGCGACGTCGACGTGCACGCGCTGTACGCGGCGCTGAAGGAGGCTCAGGCCGAGACCGGACGCCCCTCGATCATCGCGATGCGCACCATCATCGCCTGGCCCGCCCCGAACGCGCGGAACACCGAGGCCTCCCACGGCTCGGCGCTCGGGGAGGACGAGGTCGCCGCCACCAAGCGCCTCCTCGGCTTCGACCCGGAGAAGACCTTCGAGGTCGCCGACGAGGTGCTGGCGCACACCCGCAGGGCCCTGGACCGGGGCGCCGAGGCGCACGCCGCCTGGGACAAGCGGATCGCCGCCTGGCGCGGCGAGAACGCGGAGCGCGCCGCGACGTTCGACCGGGTCAGCAAGGGCGAGCTGCCCGCGGGCTGGGAGGACGCCCTGCCGGTGTTCGAGCCGGGCAAGGCGGTCGCCACCCGTGCCGCGTCCGGCAAGGTGCTCCAGGCCCTCGGCGCCGTCGTCCCCGAGCTGTGGGGCGGCTCGGCCGACCTGGCCGGTTCGAACAACACCACGATCGACAAGGCGTCGTCCTTCCTGCCGGAGGGCAACCCGCTGCCGGAGGCCGACCCGTACGGCCGGACGATCCACTTCGGCATCCGCGAGTTCTCCATGGCCGCGGAGATGAACGGCATCGCGCTGCACGGCAACACGCGCATCTACGGCGGCACCTTCCTGGTGTTCTCCGACTACATGCGCAACGCCGTGCGGATGTCGGCCCTGATGCAGCTGCCCGTGACGTACGTGTGGACGCACGACTCCATCGGCCTGGGCGAGGACGGCCCGACCCACCAGCCGGTCGAGCACCTGGCGTCGCTGCGGGCCATCCCGGGCCTGAACGTCGTACGCCCGGCCGACGCGGGCGAGACCGCGCTCGCCTGGGCCGAGATCCTCAGGCGGCACACCACCGACCCGGCCCCGCACGGTCTCGCGCTCACCCGCCAGGGCGTGCCCACGTACGAGGCGAACCCGGATGTGGCACGCGGCGGTTATGTGCTGGCCGAGGCGGAAGGCGGCGAGCCGCAGGTGATCCTGATCGCCACCGGTTCCGAGGTGCACGTCGCCGTCGAGGCGCGTGAGCAGCTCCAGGCGACGGGCGTGCCCACGCGGGTGGTGTCCATGCCGTCCGTGGAGTGGTTCGAGGAGCAGCCCCGCGAGTACCGCGAGCGTGTCCTGCCGCCGTCCGTGAAGGCCCGGGTCGCGGTCGAGGCCGGTATCGGCCTGACCTGGCACCGGTTCGTGGGGGACGCGGGACGCATCGTCTCCCTGGAGCACTTCGGCGCCTCCGCCGACGCCAAGACCCTGTTCGCCGAGTACGGATTCACCCCCCAGAACGTGGTGGCCGCGGCTCGGGAATCCCTCGCCGCCGCCCGTGGCTGA
- a CDS encoding helix-turn-helix domain-containing protein, translating to MAGRSVQGGDGIRTFPFPVELSVGGVGMQVGPMGTGRTWHADAPLERVHRIDFHVVLLFGEGPVRHMVDFTEYEATAGDLLWIRPGQVHRFSRTSEYRGTVLTMQPGFLPRATVEATGLYRYDLPPLLRPDAAQLAGLRNALGQLRREYEDTDTLPLSLHTAVLRHSLTAFLLRLAHLAASSAESVRQPSDSPFTLFRDAVEKDFATNHSVSAYADALGYSRRTLVRAVRAATGDTPKAFIDKRVVLEAKRLLAHTDLPIGRVGAAVGFPDAANFSKFFHQHTDLTPAAFRAELR from the coding sequence ATGGCAGGCAGAAGCGTCCAAGGCGGCGACGGGATCAGAACGTTCCCCTTCCCGGTCGAGCTGAGTGTCGGCGGCGTCGGCATGCAGGTCGGCCCGATGGGCACCGGCCGCACCTGGCACGCCGACGCGCCCCTGGAGCGCGTGCACCGCATCGACTTCCACGTCGTGCTGCTGTTCGGCGAGGGCCCGGTCCGGCACATGGTCGACTTCACCGAGTACGAGGCCACGGCCGGGGACCTGCTGTGGATCCGCCCGGGGCAGGTCCACCGCTTCTCCCGCACGAGCGAGTACCGCGGAACGGTGCTGACCATGCAGCCGGGCTTCCTGCCCCGCGCGACCGTGGAGGCCACCGGCCTGTACCGCTACGACCTGCCGCCGCTGCTGCGCCCCGACGCGGCCCAACTCGCCGGTCTGCGCAACGCGCTCGGCCAGCTACGGCGCGAGTACGAGGACACGGACACGCTGCCGCTGAGCCTGCACACCGCCGTCCTGCGCCACTCGCTGACGGCGTTCCTGCTGCGGCTCGCCCATCTCGCCGCCAGTTCGGCGGAGTCGGTACGACAGCCGTCCGACTCCCCCTTCACCCTCTTCCGGGACGCCGTGGAGAAGGACTTCGCCACCAACCACAGCGTCAGCGCCTACGCCGACGCGCTCGGCTACTCCCGCCGCACCCTGGTCCGCGCGGTCCGCGCCGCGACCGGCGACACCCCCAAGGCCTTCATCGACAAGCGCGTGGTCCTGGAGGCCAAACGGCTCCTCGCCCACACCGACCTGCCGATCGGCCGGGTCGGCGCGGCGGTCGGCTTCCCCGACGCCGCGAACTTCTCCAAGTTCTTCCACCAGCACACGGACCTGACGCCGGCGGCGTTCCGGGCGGAACTGCGCTGA
- a CDS encoding glycoside hydrolase family 16 protein translates to MSDTSGRPRARRPLRRAFVAVVSTLGLAAVAATAATPSASASAPPPPSGWSQVFLDDFNGPAGSGVNTSHWQYATGKGYPGGPANWGTGEIETMTSSTDNVSLDGNGNLRITPRRDGAGNWTSGRIETNRTDFQPPAGGKLRVESRIQVPNVTGAAAKGYWPAFWMLGAPYRGNYWNWPGVGELDIMENTQGQNTVFATMHCGTSPGGPCNETSGIGSSTTCQGTTCQAGFHTYRMEWDRSTSIEEIRFYLDGVNFHTVRANQVDATTWRNATDHGFFIILNVAMGGGFPDAFGGGPDAGTQPGHPMVVDYVQVLSSGGGTTPPPTGNHDAYSTIQAESYDGQSGVMTETTSDSGGGQNVGSLANGDWLHFKGVNFGSTAARQFSARVASGAAGGVSGLVEVRLGSRSNAPIGSFAVGSTGGWQSWRTIPANISSVTGTHDVYLTFTSGQPADFVNVNWFTFGH, encoded by the coding sequence ATGAGTGACACCTCCGGCAGACCCCGCGCACGGCGCCCCTTGCGGCGGGCGTTCGTCGCCGTCGTCAGCACACTCGGCCTCGCCGCGGTCGCCGCCACCGCCGCGACTCCGTCCGCGAGCGCCTCCGCGCCGCCGCCCCCGTCGGGCTGGAGCCAGGTCTTCCTCGACGACTTCAACGGCCCGGCCGGCAGCGGCGTCAACACGTCCCACTGGCAATACGCGACCGGCAAGGGTTACCCGGGCGGCCCCGCCAACTGGGGCACCGGCGAGATCGAGACGATGACGAGCAGCACGGACAACGTCTCGCTCGACGGCAACGGCAATCTGCGCATCACCCCGCGGCGTGACGGCGCCGGCAACTGGACCTCCGGCCGCATCGAGACCAATCGCACCGACTTCCAGCCCCCGGCCGGCGGCAAGCTCCGCGTGGAGTCGCGCATCCAGGTGCCGAACGTCACCGGGGCCGCGGCCAAGGGCTACTGGCCGGCGTTCTGGATGCTGGGCGCCCCCTACCGCGGCAACTACTGGAACTGGCCGGGCGTCGGCGAGCTGGACATCATGGAGAACACCCAGGGCCAGAACACGGTGTTCGCGACGATGCACTGCGGCACCTCGCCGGGCGGCCCCTGCAACGAGACGAGCGGCATCGGCAGTTCGACCACCTGCCAGGGCACCACCTGCCAGGCCGGCTTCCACACCTACCGGATGGAGTGGGACCGCTCGACGAGTATCGAGGAGATCCGCTTCTACCTCGACGGCGTCAACTTCCATACCGTGCGCGCCAACCAGGTCGACGCGACGACCTGGCGCAACGCCACGGACCACGGCTTCTTCATCATCCTGAACGTCGCGATGGGCGGCGGCTTCCCCGACGCGTTCGGCGGCGGCCCCGACGCCGGGACGCAGCCCGGCCACCCGATGGTCGTCGACTACGTCCAGGTGCTGTCCTCCGGCGGCGGCACGACGCCTCCCCCGACCGGCAACCACGACGCCTACTCCACCATCCAGGCCGAGTCCTACGACGGCCAGTCCGGTGTGATGACCGAGACGACGTCCGACTCCGGCGGCGGCCAGAACGTCGGCTCGCTGGCGAACGGCGACTGGCTGCACTTCAAGGGCGTCAACTTCGGCTCCACGGCCGCCCGGCAGTTCAGCGCCCGGGTCGCGAGCGGTGCGGCGGGCGGCGTCAGCGGACTGGTCGAGGTGCGGCTGGGCAGCCGGAGCAACGCGCCCATCGGGAGCTTCGCGGTGGGCAGCACCGGCGGCTGGCAGTCGTGGCGGACGATCCCGGCGAACATCAGTTCCGTGACGGGCACGCACGACGTGTATCTGACCTTCACCAGCGGACAGCCGGCGGACTTCGTGAACGTCAACTGGTTCACCTTCGGGCACTGA
- a CDS encoding VOC family protein encodes MDVTLQLTIDCADPAKLVTFWTEALGYVPEPAPGGHPTWRAYWEDMGVPAEELTEGVGETPESIVDPEGRGPRIWFQRVPEGKTVKNRVHIDLKVGGGRGVPLPERTRRVRAKVDRLTSAGATVLRVMDEPDMDYYGVVLRDPEDNEFCVA; translated from the coding sequence ATGGACGTCACCTTGCAGCTGACCATCGACTGCGCCGACCCGGCCAAGCTCGTGACCTTCTGGACCGAGGCCCTCGGATACGTGCCCGAACCGGCCCCCGGCGGGCACCCCACCTGGCGGGCCTACTGGGAGGACATGGGGGTGCCCGCGGAGGAACTGACCGAGGGAGTGGGGGAGACCCCCGAGTCGATCGTCGATCCGGAGGGACGGGGGCCCCGCATCTGGTTCCAGCGGGTGCCGGAGGGCAAGACCGTCAAGAACCGCGTGCATATCGACCTCAAGGTCGGCGGCGGCCGGGGCGTTCCCCTGCCGGAGCGCACCCGGAGAGTCAGGGCGAAGGTGGACCGGCTGACCTCGGCCGGCGCGACGGTGCTGCGGGTCATGGACGAGCCGGACATGGACTACTACGGCGTCGTGCTGCGGGACCCGGAGGACAACGAGTTCTGCGTGGCCTGA
- a CDS encoding IclR family transcriptional regulator produces MTALPRVLGSSGTGGAPTATDRLLSVLAAFDHEHPALCLTDISRRAGLSLTTAHRLVGALTEWGALERDESGVYHVGLRLWEIAALAPRGLALRQIALPYLEDLYEATHENVQLAVRDGSDVVYIEWLSGRSAVGVHIRVGARWPLHATGVGLALLAHGDPEFQEEYCAGGLASFTPYTITDPARLRRALAEVRRAGVAVSDRQVTEDALSVAAPVRTADGSVAAAVSIVVPHADAQVPVLVPAVRVAARGISRALGWQPERT; encoded by the coding sequence ATGACCGCTCTGCCCCGAGTTCTCGGCTCCTCCGGCACAGGGGGCGCGCCCACGGCGACCGACCGGCTGCTGTCCGTCCTCGCGGCCTTCGACCACGAGCACCCGGCCCTGTGCCTGACCGACATCAGCCGGCGGGCCGGGCTGAGCCTGACCACCGCCCACCGGCTGGTGGGCGCGCTCACCGAATGGGGTGCCCTGGAACGGGACGAGTCCGGCGTCTACCACGTCGGGCTCCGGCTGTGGGAGATCGCCGCACTGGCGCCGCGCGGCCTCGCCCTGCGGCAGATCGCGCTGCCGTACCTGGAGGACCTGTACGAGGCGACGCACGAGAACGTGCAGCTGGCGGTGCGGGACGGCTCGGACGTCGTCTACATCGAGTGGCTGTCGGGGCGCTCGGCGGTCGGCGTGCACATCCGCGTCGGCGCCCGCTGGCCGCTGCACGCCACCGGCGTCGGGCTCGCCCTGCTGGCCCATGGGGACCCGGAGTTCCAGGAGGAGTACTGCGCGGGCGGACTCGCGTCCTTCACGCCGTACACGATCACCGACCCGGCGCGGCTGCGGCGGGCACTCGCCGAAGTGCGCCGGGCCGGCGTCGCGGTGAGCGACCGTCAGGTCACGGAGGACGCCCTGTCGGTGGCCGCGCCGGTGCGCACGGCGGACGGCTCGGTGGCCGCCGCCGTGTCCATCGTGGTGCCGCACGCCGACGCCCAGGTGCCGGTGCTGGTCCCGGCGGTACGAGTGGCGGCGCGCGGGATCTCACGGGCCCTGGGGTGGCAGCCGGAACGGACCTGA
- a CDS encoding alpha/beta hydrolase family protein: MRIRLALLTACLSLATALPAQAAARDTHLEGRLPSGAAYVMDVPASWNGTVLLYSHGYTPAGAPNPAQNTPGAAARDKLLAEGYALIGSSYATNGWAVTEAVPDQLATLDLFTEKFGAARRTLAWGTSYGGFVTTMLAERHAGRFDGSLSMCGLVQGGVANWNSTLDPVFALRTLLAPDSGIRLTGFAGQAEAVAAGKALTTKVDAAQRTPEGRARIALAAALHDIPGYNDASQTEPGPTDWQTQQANQYTAVRGLIQMPAFSWRQEAESRAGGNPSWNTGVDYGVMLARSPLYKEVTELYKEAGLSLRTDLSALGRAPRVFADAPAVRWMRNTSVLSGRLADPQLNIHTTGDALIPVQAESAYRRAATAAGSGPLFRQAYVDAPGHCTFTPGETLAALHTLEHRLDTGRWDASPGALNSRATAADPTAEPRYVPYRPTSYPRPYDLAHPGDTRP; the protein is encoded by the coding sequence TTGAGGATCCGCCTCGCTTTACTGACCGCCTGCCTGTCCCTGGCGACCGCACTGCCCGCGCAAGCCGCCGCCAGGGACACCCATCTGGAGGGCCGGCTCCCCTCCGGCGCCGCCTACGTGATGGACGTACCCGCGTCCTGGAACGGCACGGTGCTGCTGTACAGCCACGGCTACACCCCGGCCGGAGCCCCCAACCCGGCCCAGAACACCCCGGGTGCGGCCGCCCGGGACAAGCTGCTGGCCGAGGGCTACGCCCTGATCGGCTCCTCGTACGCGACGAACGGCTGGGCCGTCACCGAGGCGGTGCCCGACCAGCTCGCCACGCTGGACCTGTTCACCGAGAAGTTCGGGGCGGCCCGGCGGACGCTCGCCTGGGGCACCTCGTACGGCGGCTTCGTCACGACGATGCTCGCCGAGCGGCACGCCGGCCGGTTCGACGGTTCCCTGTCGATGTGCGGGCTGGTGCAGGGCGGCGTCGCCAACTGGAACAGCACCCTGGACCCGGTGTTCGCGCTGCGCACGCTCCTCGCGCCGGACTCCGGGATCCGGCTCACCGGCTTCGCCGGCCAGGCGGAGGCGGTCGCCGCCGGGAAGGCGCTCACCACGAAGGTCGACGCCGCGCAGCGGACCCCCGAGGGCCGGGCGCGGATCGCCCTGGCCGCCGCCCTGCACGACATCCCCGGCTACAACGACGCCTCGCAGACCGAGCCGGGCCCCACGGACTGGCAGACGCAGCAGGCCAACCAGTACACCGCCGTGCGGGGCCTGATCCAGATGCCCGCGTTCAGCTGGCGGCAGGAGGCCGAGAGCCGGGCGGGCGGCAACCCGTCGTGGAACACGGGCGTCGACTACGGGGTGATGCTCGCCAGGTCACCGCTGTACAAAGAGGTGACGGAGCTCTACAAGGAGGCGGGACTGTCCTTGCGTACCGACCTCTCGGCCCTGGGCCGGGCACCCCGCGTCTTCGCCGATGCCCCGGCCGTGCGGTGGATGCGGAACACCAGCGTGCTCTCCGGCCGGCTCGCCGACCCCCAGCTGAACATCCACACGACCGGTGACGCGCTGATACCGGTGCAGGCGGAGAGCGCCTACCGGCGGGCGGCCACGGCGGCCGGCTCCGGGCCGCTGTTCCGCCAGGCCTACGTCGACGCCCCCGGCCACTGCACGTTCACCCCCGGCGAGACCCTGGCCGCCCTGCACACCCTGGAACACCGCCTCGACACCGGCCGCTGGGACGCCTCGCCCGGCGCCCTCAACTCCCGTGCGACGGCGGCGGATCCGACGGCCGAGCCCCGTTACGTCCCGTACCGGCCGACCTCCTACCCCCGCCCCTACGACCTCGCCCACCCGGGAGACACCCGGCCATGA
- a CDS encoding MFS transporter, with protein sequence MQPSPSSAAQPAPDSRQLRRVAVSGLLGTAVEFYDFLVYGTVAALVFGELFFPQADPAVGTIAAFGTFAAGYLARPLGGIVFGHFGDRIGRKSMMLLTMVLMGCGSFLIGLLPTYDAIGIWAPVLLVALRVVQGIAIGGEWGGAMLMVVEHAEHTQGSRRGLWSSFTQLGAPLGSVLSAGVVTIVAGLPDDEFRSWGWRVPFLLSIVLLAVGLFVRLKVAESPLFAQVKREPMDKPPILEVLRRPKPVLLAACVGIGAFTTQSLLTSFMISYAVDQGYTRPQVLTAVTVASCVALAVLPAASALSDRVGRRPVVLAGAVASAALAFPVLALVDSGSPGLLILALALGHGVAQSTMYGPLGALLTEMFGTRVRYTGASLGYQAATLVGAGFSPLIAGSLLASYGGGSTPVSLLLCAGAAITAVTVWRLRETHTDALDSPAATTPTLEGTPR encoded by the coding sequence GTGCAGCCATCCCCCTCCTCCGCCGCTCAACCCGCCCCCGATTCCCGCCAGTTGCGCCGCGTGGCCGTCTCCGGCCTGCTCGGTACGGCCGTCGAGTTCTACGACTTCCTCGTCTACGGCACGGTCGCCGCGCTCGTCTTCGGCGAGCTGTTCTTCCCCCAGGCCGACCCGGCGGTCGGCACCATCGCGGCGTTCGGCACCTTCGCCGCGGGCTATCTCGCCCGCCCGCTCGGCGGCATCGTCTTCGGCCACTTCGGCGACCGGATCGGCCGCAAGTCGATGATGCTGCTGACCATGGTCCTGATGGGCTGCGGCAGCTTCCTCATCGGCCTGCTGCCGACGTACGACGCGATCGGCATCTGGGCACCGGTCCTGCTGGTCGCCCTGCGTGTGGTGCAGGGCATCGCGATCGGCGGCGAGTGGGGCGGCGCGATGCTGATGGTCGTCGAGCACGCCGAGCACACGCAGGGTTCCCGGCGCGGCCTGTGGTCCAGCTTCACCCAGCTCGGCGCCCCGCTCGGTTCCGTGCTGTCGGCCGGTGTGGTCACCATCGTCGCCGGCCTGCCCGACGACGAGTTCCGCTCCTGGGGCTGGCGGGTGCCGTTCCTGCTGAGCATCGTGCTGCTGGCCGTCGGGCTGTTCGTGCGCCTCAAGGTCGCCGAGAGCCCGCTGTTCGCCCAGGTCAAGCGGGAACCGATGGACAAGCCGCCGATCCTTGAGGTGCTGCGCCGCCCGAAGCCCGTGCTGCTGGCCGCGTGCGTCGGCATCGGCGCGTTCACCACGCAGTCGCTGCTGACCAGCTTCATGATCTCCTACGCCGTCGACCAGGGGTACACCCGCCCGCAGGTGCTGACCGCGGTGACCGTCGCCTCCTGCGTGGCCCTCGCCGTGCTGCCCGCCGCGTCCGCGCTGTCGGACCGGGTCGGCCGCCGGCCCGTCGTGCTCGCCGGAGCGGTCGCCTCCGCCGCGCTCGCCTTCCCCGTCCTGGCGCTGGTCGACTCCGGCTCACCCGGACTGCTGATCCTCGCCCTCGCCCTCGGTCACGGTGTCGCCCAGTCCACGATGTACGGGCCGCTCGGCGCCCTGCTCACCGAGATGTTCGGCACCCGCGTCCGCTACACCGGCGCCTCCCTCGGCTACCAGGCGGCCACCCTGGTCGGCGCCGGGTTCTCCCCGCTGATCGCCGGCAGCCTCCTCGCCTCGTACGGGGGCGGCAGCACGCCCGTCTCGCTGCTGCTGTGCGCGGGCGCGGCGATCACCGCCGTCACCGTGTGGCGGCTGCGCGAGACGCACACCGATGCCCTGGACTCCCCCGCCGCGACCACCCCCACCCTGGAAGGGACCCCGCGTTGA
- a CDS encoding MarR family winged helix-turn-helix transcriptional regulator, which translates to MRALHADTGYLLYRLGLRSGQLFNACLQESGLRLRHYAVLRFLATSEGTLQRELSTRLGYDPSAIVGLVDDLEKQGFAERRPSPDDRRSRIVVLTESGRAFLRDTDEAGQRVTNELLGPLDPAEREALHALLLRIAEDGLN; encoded by the coding sequence ATGCGCGCTCTGCACGCCGACACGGGCTACCTGCTGTACCGCCTGGGCCTGCGCTCGGGGCAGCTGTTCAACGCCTGCCTCCAGGAGTCGGGCCTGCGCCTGCGCCACTACGCGGTGCTGCGCTTCCTCGCCACCTCCGAGGGCACCCTCCAGCGCGAGCTGAGCACCCGGCTCGGCTACGACCCGAGCGCGATCGTCGGCCTCGTCGACGACCTGGAGAAGCAGGGCTTCGCCGAGCGCCGCCCCTCCCCCGACGACCGCCGCAGCCGGATCGTCGTGCTGACCGAGAGCGGCCGCGCGTTCCTGCGCGACACCGACGAGGCCGGCCAGCGGGTGACGAACGAGCTCCTGGGCCCGCTGGACCCCGCCGAGCGCGAGGCGCTGCACGCGCTGCTGCTGCGGATCGCCGAGGACGGACTGAACTGA